TTACTTGGCGACGCACCCAGCTGTGCAGGATCATCTGCGCTCGGGCGTACCTGACGCCGAGATCGATGCCATCATCGATGAGATCCTTCGGATCGACGACCCGTTCGTGTCCAATCGCCGCGTGACGACGTGCCCTGTCACGATCGGTGGCGCGGAACTGCCGCAAGGCGCACGCGTGAAACTGAACTGGACGTCCGCGAACCGGGACGAGGCGGTCTTCGGCGACCCGGACGCCATGGGTCCGGAGCGTAACGCCGACCGAAACCTGGTGTACGGCATCGGAAGGCACGCGTGCGCCGGACGCTTGCTGGCGACGCTGGAAATGCGCATCGCGATGCAAGAACTC
The sequence above is drawn from the Azoarcus sp. PA01 genome and encodes:
- a CDS encoding cytochrome P450 translates to MRTEVNGRPLTDAEIVSALRNWTGGDLGSIAQCIGVLVHYLATHPAVQDHLRSGVPDAEIDAIIDEILRIDDPFVSNRRVTTCPVTIGGAELPQGARVKLNWTSANRDEAVFGDPDAMGPERNADRNLVYGIGRHACAGRLLATLEMRIAMQELLAATSSIALDSQRPAERAVSPVGGWAMVPIVLA